From one Spiroplasma endosymbiont of Panorpa germanica genomic stretch:
- a CDS encoding AAA family ATPase, with protein MLFLKKIEAFGFKSFAEPTTLNFDYEMTGVVGPNGSGKSNINDAIRWCLGEQSSKSLRSDNMEDIVFSGSANRAPLNMAEVTLTFNNSDRKFSSLDYNEIEITRRYFRISKESEFFINKNRVRLKDIQDIALETGLTKSSLAIISQGTVNKFVESKPDERRELFDEAAGIAKYKKRKLESIRKLARTQENLDRLNDIINEIERKLPNLKNQSEKAKIYQEKFEKLKNIEIAILVKDIEIYEQKLVSLNQQKLELKNSILDLAQKTESEENEFNQIAKQNYKSEREIVKLNDEFTSIIEKIGNLKVRKLALENQQKNVSTGNEEFKADQLLSENKKLKMNLESELTKLEKLSLDNEQLNNQLSSTTKDLDAKNEGLGQIDRGIAKLESSLESIRQKQASNDDLFDGVKSVLNNKNNLPGVYGTIQDLISVEKMHEQAIGSLIQAALQNIVIDSGESAKEIIRFLKVNKAGYATFLPLDTIKPNFIADDQKFVIKNANGFVGFASDLVKIDNKFRKAIDYILGTSVVVSNFDAAREMAKLVNYRLHISTLDGERILPNGAIVGGSRRIKITSLNNASMIKEIEEKLLQLGEEQNQTVQSINNLKSTSEKLREEISQKLSFIGASRKNIEILNQDIEDAKSEYRIITGKDIENQNSVMSTLEEEILQITQEIIDADNLKEELQQKLNVSRSLKDKSLERQNSLNESANEKRKLLGALKEKEYESKRDAALISEKLNSASDRLVQNYGITFETASENIQVEITNEEDTRRQILDLSNEIKNLGHVNLDAIETFMEENDRYEFYSKETNDVQMSIKNLQEAILNMDNQMVIQFKKVISEVNLALPETFATLFGGGTAKIIYTDPEDLLNSGIDIKINPPGKKINNINLLSGGEKSMVALSVLFSILKVRPIPMVILDEVEAPLDQANVERFAKYLKSFTNNTQFIVVTHRTGTMENCEVLFGATMEAKGITKIVQIKLVEAKNLITNQEE; from the coding sequence ATGCTATTTTTAAAGAAAATTGAGGCATTTGGTTTTAAATCATTTGCTGAGCCAACTACACTAAATTTTGACTATGAAATGACTGGTGTTGTAGGTCCAAATGGATCGGGTAAGTCTAATATCAATGATGCGATTCGTTGATGCTTAGGGGAACAATCTTCAAAATCATTGCGAAGTGATAATATGGAAGATATCGTGTTCTCTGGTAGTGCCAATCGTGCCCCATTGAATATGGCCGAGGTTACCCTTACTTTCAATAATTCAGATAGAAAGTTTTCAAGTTTAGATTACAACGAAATTGAAATTACTCGTCGTTATTTTAGAATCTCAAAAGAGAGCGAATTTTTCATTAATAAGAATCGTGTTAGGTTAAAAGATATTCAAGATATCGCTTTAGAAACTGGATTAACAAAGTCTAGTTTGGCTATTATTTCTCAGGGAACTGTTAATAAATTTGTAGAATCAAAACCTGATGAAAGAAGAGAATTATTCGATGAAGCAGCAGGGATTGCTAAATATAAAAAACGTAAATTAGAATCAATTCGTAAATTAGCACGTACTCAAGAAAATCTTGATCGTCTAAATGACATTATTAATGAAATTGAAAGAAAGTTACCTAATCTTAAAAACCAATCAGAAAAGGCTAAAATTTATCAAGAAAAATTTGAAAAACTAAAAAACATTGAAATTGCAATTTTGGTTAAGGATATTGAAATTTATGAACAAAAATTAGTTTCTTTAAATCAACAAAAATTAGAATTAAAAAATAGCATTTTGGACTTGGCGCAAAAAACTGAAAGCGAAGAAAACGAATTCAATCAAATAGCCAAGCAAAATTATAAAAGTGAAAGAGAAATTGTGAAACTAAACGATGAGTTCACAAGCATTATTGAAAAGATTGGTAATTTAAAAGTTAGAAAATTAGCTTTAGAAAATCAACAAAAAAACGTTTCAACAGGAAATGAAGAATTTAAAGCAGATCAACTATTAAGCGAAAATAAAAAGTTAAAAATGAACTTAGAGTCAGAATTAACAAAACTTGAAAAATTAAGCTTAGATAATGAACAATTAAATAATCAACTTTCAAGCACTACCAAAGATTTAGATGCTAAAAACGAAGGTCTAGGACAAATTGATCGCGGGATTGCTAAACTAGAATCATCGCTTGAATCAATTCGCCAAAAACAAGCATCAAATGATGATTTATTTGACGGAGTAAAAAGTGTTTTAAATAACAAAAATAACCTGCCAGGAGTTTATGGCACAATTCAAGATTTAATTTCAGTTGAAAAAATGCATGAACAAGCAATTGGTTCGCTAATTCAAGCAGCCCTACAAAATATTGTGATTGATTCAGGTGAGTCAGCAAAAGAAATCATTAGATTCTTAAAGGTTAACAAAGCTGGTTATGCAACCTTCTTACCATTAGACACAATTAAACCAAACTTTATTGCAGATGATCAAAAATTTGTAATTAAAAATGCTAACGGATTTGTAGGTTTTGCCAGTGATTTGGTTAAAATCGATAATAAATTTAGAAAAGCAATTGACTATATTTTAGGGACTAGTGTTGTGGTTTCTAATTTTGATGCCGCTAGAGAAATGGCTAAGTTGGTTAACTACCGTTTACATATTTCAACTTTGGATGGAGAAAGAATTTTACCTAACGGAGCAATCGTTGGGGGTTCTCGAAGAATTAAAATAACTTCATTAAACAACGCTTCAATGATAAAAGAAATTGAAGAAAAGTTATTACAACTAGGAGAAGAACAAAATCAAACTGTTCAATCAATTAATAACTTAAAATCAACTTCAGAAAAATTACGTGAAGAGATTTCTCAAAAATTATCTTTTATCGGAGCATCTCGTAAAAATATTGAAATTCTTAACCAAGACATTGAAGACGCTAAGTCGGAATATCGAATCATTACTGGTAAAGATATTGAAAACCAAAATAGTGTAATGTCGACTTTAGAAGAAGAAATTCTACAAATCACTCAAGAAATTATTGATGCTGATAATTTAAAAGAAGAATTACAACAAAAGTTAAATGTTTCGCGTTCTTTAAAAGACAAATCTTTGGAGCGACAAAATTCACTAAATGAATCAGCCAATGAAAAGAGAAAACTTTTAGGTGCTTTAAAGGAAAAAGAATATGAATCAAAGCGTGATGCTGCTTTAATTAGTGAAAAACTAAATTCAGCTTCAGATCGTTTAGTTCAAAACTACGGAATTACTTTTGAAACAGCTAGTGAAAATATTCAAGTTGAAATTACCAACGAAGAGGACACTAGAAGACAAATTTTAGACTTATCAAATGAGATAAAAAATCTAGGTCATGTAAACCTTGATGCTATTGAAACCTTTATGGAAGAAAATGATCGTTATGAGTTTTATTCAAAAGAAACAAATGATGTTCAAATGAGTATTAAAAACCTACAAGAAGCTATTTTAAACATGGACAATCAAATGGTTATCCAATTTAAAAAGGTTATTAGCGAAGTTAACTTGGCATTGCCTGAAACTTTTGCCACTCTATTTGGAGGGGGAACTGCTAAAATAATTTATACAGATCCCGAAGATCTTTTAAACTCAGGAATTGATATTAAAATTAATCCACCAGGTAAAAAAATAAATAATATTAACTTGCTTTCTGGGGGAGAAAAATCAATGGTTGCACTATCGGTTTTATTCTCAATTCTAAAAGTACGTCCAATACCAATGGTAATATTAGATGAGGTAGAAGCGCCGTTAGACCAAGCTAACGTGGAAAGATTTGCTAAGTACTTAAAATCATTTACAAACAATACACAATTTATTGTTGTAACTCATAGAACAGGGACAATGGAAAATTGTGAAGTTTTATTTGGAGCAACTATGGAAGCTAAAGGGATTACTAAAATTGTTCAAATTAAGTTAGTTGAGGCTAAAAATTTAATCACTAATCAAGAAGAATAA
- the rnc gene encoding ribonuclease III — MEIKEFLKKFNIIPINIKIYEEAITHNSYANEKRAGYTYQRLEFLGDAILQMYVSLHFFKNFPTEKEGVLTKYRSNSVREETLAEISRCINLGKIIRLGIGEINSKGFEKNSILADVFESFTAAIYLDQGEKVLNNWLNQTMLKYISEPGFMAKNIDFKSELQELLQAENRHDLVYKVIDSKQTSHNRTIYRVALYLEDVKYGVGEGFSKQEAEQMSAKDCLLKLKK, encoded by the coding sequence ATGGAAATTAAAGAATTTTTAAAAAAATTTAACATAATTCCTATAAATATAAAAATTTATGAAGAAGCTATTACGCATAATTCTTATGCAAATGAAAAAAGGGCGGGTTATACATATCAACGTTTAGAGTTTCTAGGAGACGCTATTCTGCAAATGTATGTCAGCCTGCATTTTTTTAAAAACTTTCCCACAGAAAAAGAGGGAGTTTTAACAAAATATCGAAGTAATTCTGTTAGAGAAGAAACTTTAGCGGAAATATCTAGATGTATTAACTTAGGTAAGATTATTCGCCTCGGAATTGGAGAAATAAATTCAAAAGGTTTTGAAAAAAACAGTATTTTAGCGGATGTCTTTGAATCGTTTACTGCAGCTATTTATTTAGATCAGGGTGAGAAAGTTTTGAATAATTGACTTAACCAAACAATGTTAAAATATATTTCCGAACCTGGATTTATGGCAAAAAACATTGATTTTAAATCAGAATTACAAGAGCTCTTGCAAGCAGAAAACCGTCATGATTTAGTTTATAAGGTAATTGACTCTAAACAAACCTCACATAATCGAACTATTTATCGAGTTGCGCTTTATTTAGAAGATGTAAAATATGGAGTTGGAGAGGGATTCTCAAAACAAGAAGCTGAACAAATGTCAGCTAAGGACTGTTTATTAAAACTTAAAAAATAA
- the pstB gene encoding phosphate ABC transporter ATP-binding protein PstB → MIVNKEKDITHTAETTNVFEDVLTTKELNAKENKHLKKQAKAAEVEAKKTSFKNNIEVKHINEAELFNAPKKVALKDRENVIEVEDLDFYYSMGNKQALSKINMKIKENTVTAFIGPSGCGKSTLLRSINRMNDLVENIVINGSIIVNGVNIYEPGINVARLRTEVGMVFQKANPFPISIFDNVAFGPRSQGIRDKQVINQLVEDSLKKAALWDDVKDYLKDSALGLSGGQQQRLCIARAIAMRPKILLMDEPTSALDPIATLKVEELILKLKKEYTIVIVTHSMAQATRVSDYTAFFLSGELIEYDRTKKIFTNPKNKKTEDYISGRFG, encoded by the coding sequence ATGATAGTAAATAAAGAAAAAGATATTACTCATACAGCAGAAACGACGAACGTTTTTGAAGATGTTTTAACAACTAAAGAATTAAATGCTAAAGAGAATAAGCACTTGAAAAAACAAGCTAAAGCGGCTGAAGTCGAAGCTAAAAAAACTTCCTTCAAAAATAATATTGAAGTAAAGCACATTAATGAAGCTGAGCTTTTTAATGCTCCTAAGAAAGTAGCTCTAAAAGATCGTGAAAACGTAATTGAAGTTGAAGATCTTGATTTCTATTATTCAATGGGAAATAAACAAGCTCTTTCAAAAATTAATATGAAAATTAAAGAGAATACAGTTACAGCTTTTATTGGGCCAAGTGGTTGTGGAAAATCAACACTTTTAAGATCGATTAATCGAATGAATGATTTGGTGGAAAACATTGTCATAAATGGTTCTATTATTGTGAATGGTGTTAATATTTATGAACCAGGAATTAATGTGGCTCGTTTGCGAACAGAAGTTGGAATGGTTTTTCAAAAGGCTAATCCCTTCCCGATTTCAATTTTTGATAATGTTGCTTTTGGACCAAGAAGTCAAGGGATTCGCGACAAGCAAGTTATTAATCAATTAGTAGAAGATTCTTTGAAAAAAGCAGCCCTTTGAGATGATGTTAAAGACTACTTAAAGGATTCAGCATTAGGACTATCTGGGGGTCAACAACAACGACTTTGTATTGCTCGCGCAATTGCGATGCGTCCCAAAATATTACTAATGGATGAACCAACAAGTGCATTAGATCCAATTGCCACATTAAAGGTTGAAGAATTGATTTTAAAACTTAAAAAAGAATATACAATAGTAATAGTAACTCATTCAATGGCTCAAGCGACTAGAGTAAGTGATTACACAGCCTTTTTCCTTTCAGGGGAATTGATTGAGTACGACCGCACCAAAAAAATATTTACCAACCCAAAAAATAAGAAAACTGAAGATTACATTTCAGGTAGATTTGGATAA
- the ptsS gene encoding phosphate ABC transporter substrate-binding protein, whose amino-acid sequence MTKKIAIWLSSIFILLTALWIWTLVIPKNAHILGGSTSVNPVMQKLTNSYYKDTKKDFVYNSTGSQAGVVGVQNGSYEIGFISKEASDSTLTTGKWNQTPAQEDKITNGQSSVAMSLKEIEKFDNTLSLEFAVDAIAIIYNPPSGWDDILSKNLNFVFSKKDQASSKEMLQKIYDNKSTWRELAQFVKDNSFEPIDQEIVDRVPNTRILPITREDGSGTRDAFSSLTGVKEMPSANVVNSNGMMLQMVSSGGFGYISYAFIPSITRESGIRLTAVDNIRLANPVDSGDDWENAPVTDLKNPESKEMPNNTEAIHDKIYQFQRPFIAIFNSYHKKINDITEFLIWIIEESRDDGLLIDIFKQEGLIRKVVLNPQNR is encoded by the coding sequence ATGACAAAAAAAATTGCAATCTGATTATCATCAATTTTTATATTGTTAACAGCATTATGAATTTGAACCCTGGTTATTCCAAAAAATGCCCATATTTTGGGCGGTAGCACTAGTGTTAACCCAGTTATGCAAAAATTAACAAATTCTTATTACAAGGATACTAAAAAGGATTTTGTTTACAATTCAACAGGAAGTCAAGCAGGAGTTGTTGGAGTTCAAAATGGTAGTTATGAAATTGGTTTTATTTCTAAGGAGGCTAGCGATTCGACTTTAACAACTGGTAAGTGGAATCAAACTCCAGCCCAAGAGGATAAAATAACAAACGGACAATCAAGTGTTGCTATGTCTTTGAAGGAAATTGAAAAGTTTGACAATACTCTTAGTTTAGAATTTGCAGTTGATGCCATTGCCATCATTTATAATCCCCCATCAGGGTGAGATGATATTTTGTCAAAAAACTTAAACTTTGTTTTTTCCAAAAAAGATCAAGCAAGTTCAAAGGAAATGTTACAAAAAATTTATGATAACAAAAGTACATGAAGAGAGTTGGCTCAATTCGTTAAAGATAATAGCTTTGAACCAATTGATCAAGAAATTGTTGACAGAGTTCCAAATACTAGAATTCTTCCGATAACTCGAGAAGATGGTTCGGGAACAAGGGATGCCTTTTCAAGTTTAACCGGTGTTAAAGAAATGCCTTCTGCTAACGTTGTTAACTCAAATGGAATGATGTTGCAAATGGTTTCCTCAGGGGGATTTGGTTATATTTCTTATGCATTTATACCTTCAATTACCAGAGAATCAGGAATTAGATTAACTGCAGTTGACAACATTCGTTTAGCAAATCCAGTTGATTCAGGAGATGATTGAGAAAACGCCCCGGTTACTGATTTAAAGAATCCAGAATCTAAAGAAATGCCAAATAACACTGAGGCAATTCATGATAAAATTTATCAATTTCAAAGACCTTTTATAGCAATTTTCAACAGCTATCATAAAAAAATTAATGACATTACTGAATTTTTGATTTGAATTATCGAAGAATCACGCGACGATGGCTTACTAATCGATATCTTTAAACAAGAAGGATTAATTAGAAAAGTGGTATTAAATCCACAAAATAGATAA
- a CDS encoding DAK2 domain-containing protein, with amino-acid sequence MKNVKLLKTMINSGANNLYNNYPYIDKLNVFPVPDGDTGTNMNLTVSNAYSEINKTEFSDFRELMQKFSRGLIMGARGNSGVIFSQIMKGFYKGMENAEELNIETWKKSFVSAKEVAYSAVMKPVEGTILTVIRETSDAVQKLDNNISDKDFWNTVVESATISLNNTPNLLQALKDVGVVDSGGYGLVKFFEGMQNVVIKEKVIARKKKLETNEGGNLSLNIEDDEFGYCTEAIVMLTSEWITKMKVESVRQQLSEYGNTSIVAVKDEDILKIHTHALNPGQVLTFLQQFGDFNSIKVDNMSIQADRQVKGAKKESNHSKIKNERNLVNEFATIAVVPSDGIADYFKNELNVDYVINGGSKMNPSTTDFMKAIEIVDAKTVFILPNNSNVIMAAKQAKELEKKSKVFVIPTKTIPQGMVSFLSYDPSETPRKNESNLNRVIKEVISLSVSTAARDSLVDGINIKEGQKMGMIDGKIVFSGPSIKSVFDKVLAKNISNKTEILTIFTGLDASTNDINDLRKFLDENFDVEYEIVEGGQEIYDFIIGIE; translated from the coding sequence ATGAAAAATGTAAAGCTGCTAAAAACTATGATTAATAGTGGAGCAAACAATTTATACAACAATTATCCGTACATTGACAAATTAAATGTATTTCCAGTGCCTGATGGTGATACTGGAACTAATATGAATTTAACTGTATCAAATGCATATTCAGAAATAAATAAAACTGAATTTAGCGACTTTAGGGAATTAATGCAAAAATTTTCAAGGGGTTTAATTATGGGAGCTAGAGGTAACTCAGGAGTTATCTTCTCTCAAATTATGAAGGGCTTCTATAAGGGAATGGAAAATGCTGAAGAGTTAAACATTGAAACATGAAAAAAAAGTTTTGTTTCAGCAAAAGAAGTTGCCTACTCAGCAGTTATGAAACCCGTTGAAGGAACAATTTTAACAGTAATAAGAGAAACAAGTGATGCAGTCCAAAAATTGGATAATAATATTTCAGACAAAGATTTTTGAAATACTGTTGTTGAATCAGCTACAATATCTTTAAATAATACCCCCAACCTTTTACAAGCTTTAAAAGATGTTGGTGTTGTTGATAGTGGTGGTTATGGTCTTGTCAAATTTTTTGAAGGTATGCAAAATGTTGTAATTAAAGAAAAAGTTATTGCTCGTAAGAAAAAACTAGAAACTAATGAAGGTGGAAATTTATCACTTAATATCGAAGATGATGAATTTGGTTACTGTACTGAAGCTATTGTTATGCTTACAAGTGAATGAATTACTAAAATGAAAGTTGAAAGCGTTCGTCAACAACTTTCAGAATATGGTAATACATCAATCGTGGCAGTAAAAGATGAAGATATTTTAAAAATTCATACCCACGCATTGAATCCAGGTCAAGTACTAACATTCTTGCAACAATTTGGTGATTTCAACTCGATTAAGGTTGATAATATGAGTATTCAAGCAGACCGTCAAGTTAAGGGTGCTAAAAAAGAAAGCAATCACAGCAAAATCAAAAATGAGAGAAATCTAGTTAATGAATTTGCAACAATTGCAGTTGTTCCATCTGATGGAATTGCTGATTACTTTAAAAATGAATTAAATGTGGATTATGTTATAAATGGAGGTTCAAAAATGAACCCTTCAACCACAGACTTTATGAAAGCCATCGAAATTGTAGATGCTAAAACTGTGTTTATCTTACCAAATAATTCAAACGTTATTATGGCTGCAAAACAAGCAAAAGAACTCGAGAAAAAATCAAAAGTTTTTGTTATTCCAACTAAGACTATACCTCAAGGAATGGTTTCTTTCTTAAGTTACGACCCAAGTGAAACTCCAAGAAAAAACGAATCTAACTTGAACCGCGTAATTAAGGAAGTTATTAGTTTATCAGTTTCAACAGCGGCTAGAGATTCTCTAGTTGATGGTATCAATATCAAAGAAGGGCAAAAAATGGGGATGATCGATGGGAAAATAGTTTTCTCAGGACCATCAATAAAATCAGTCTTTGATAAGGTTTTAGCCAAAAATATAAGTAACAAAACTGAAATTCTAACAATATTTACTGGTTTAGATGCTTCAACCAACGACATTAACGACTTAAGAAAATTCTTAGATGAGAATTTTGATGTTGAATATGAAATTGTTGAAGGTGGACAAGAAATATACGACTTTATTATAGGAATTGAATAA
- the plsX gene encoding phosphate acyltransferase PlsX, producing MKTIAFDVMGSDLGVQPAIGAAMKILNEKPDLKIIFVGNEVEIEGELKKQKLAKKLESRYEIFPTSEVINMTDGILEIRRKKDSSMARAIELVEKDQARAIVTGGSTASFIAGCHFILKEFEGVKRPGFMPTIPTVINDKVVLLLDVGANVENDPEDLIDFAIMATAYLQSTKGIKEPSVALLNIGEEKSKGKDLQLQTYKLLSENKKINFCGNIEPREIISGDVDIIVTDGFTGNIALKSIEGMGKKLLSEIKKAVTKGFFRKIAALSLKPAFKEVASKFDYKNHAGAILLGINKIAFKSHGSSDLRSFHATLRMTYEAIENDVDNKLRKSLKEFKGS from the coding sequence ATGAAAACTATCGCATTTGACGTAATGGGATCTGATTTAGGTGTACAACCAGCAATTGGAGCTGCCATGAAAATTTTGAACGAAAAACCAGACTTGAAAATTATTTTTGTTGGTAATGAGGTTGAAATTGAAGGGGAATTAAAAAAACAAAAATTAGCTAAGAAATTAGAATCTCGCTATGAAATTTTTCCAACTAGTGAAGTTATTAATATGACAGATGGAATTCTTGAAATACGCCGTAAAAAAGATTCATCAATGGCTAGAGCGATTGAATTGGTTGAAAAAGATCAAGCAAGGGCAATAGTAACTGGAGGAAGTACTGCCAGTTTCATCGCTGGATGTCATTTTATTTTAAAAGAATTTGAAGGGGTTAAGAGACCAGGATTTATGCCAACAATTCCAACTGTTATAAATGACAAGGTAGTTTTATTATTAGACGTTGGAGCAAATGTTGAAAATGATCCTGAAGACCTAATCGACTTTGCAATTATGGCAACAGCATACCTACAATCAACTAAAGGAATTAAAGAACCCTCGGTTGCTTTGTTAAACATCGGTGAAGAAAAATCGAAAGGTAAGGATTTGCAACTGCAAACCTACAAACTGCTGTCAGAAAATAAAAAAATTAATTTTTGTGGTAATATTGAACCTCGTGAAATAATTTCAGGGGATGTTGATATTATTGTTACTGATGGATTCACTGGAAATATTGCTTTGAAATCAATCGAAGGAATGGGTAAGAAATTACTTTCAGAAATCAAGAAAGCTGTAACAAAAGGTTTCTTTAGAAAAATCGCCGCTTTAAGCTTAAAACCGGCTTTCAAAGAAGTGGCTAGCAAATTTGATTACAAAAATCACGCTGGAGCCATTTTATTAGGTATTAATAAAATAGCTTTTAAATCTCACGGTTCAAGTGATTTACGCTCATTTCACGCAACACTAAGAATGACTTATGAAGCAATTGAAAATGATGTTGATAATAAATTAAGAAAATCTTTAAAGGAATTCAAAGGAAGTTAG
- the pstA gene encoding phosphate ABC transporter permease PstA — protein MTTTKIDDTKVELNPKPKKPNKSGLPKVKTSKLDAASKFSIIMITSLVILMLVLLVSFIIYKSVPSLSEFGFFKFIFTSKWRPGADNDPDASYGIFSIIISTLAMLGIALLFAVPLTIYTSLFICEYLSGKSKRTIITIIQLLAGIPSVVFGLFALDQIGTIFVKMGAASPGNLMTAGFTLAFMALPTMITLSINAIDSVPDGYRFAALGLGLSKEYTTFKVVRRSARPRIIGAIITGMARIIGETMAVILIAGNSTIGLNTDDGFLGFIFSSVRTLAGTIGLEMLENHGSTHESALYAIGLVLFIIVIIINLSIIAITNLNTKKRNNRSRSKMINKNAEQENENHEYQYEDLKLGILVRSSAMRTGYKKFYSFWKKLLMILATAIVVSFTLWIITTVIIKGFIGFGFNYFLEFEGQKAGIFATMLVTLFLVLSTMLFAFPLALIVAIYLAEYARPQSRFTKTIDFSINVLASTPSIVFGVFGLTIFIVTLGLPMSIFASSLTMTLVILPTLITSFKDAIIAVPASYREAAIGMGLSKTMTLIKVVIPNALKGILTGSILAISRIIGESAPVYLTLGTAVRYPTEGFLSPGATMTTQIYMMAAEGGGGKTMGVAYQLAMVTLLLVLFLNYISKTISVKLDPRYRPVKFGVYWAEVFRRIFKHNYKNDFKRFGHSISVRFKRFLLLFNIKRNKIIIANHKRNKKIIKNILKEGKSKNDSK, from the coding sequence ATGACGACAACAAAGATTGACGATACTAAAGTAGAGTTAAATCCGAAGCCTAAGAAACCCAACAAATCTGGTTTACCAAAAGTTAAGACTTCAAAACTAGATGCAGCCTCAAAGTTTTCTATTATAATGATTACTTCGTTGGTTATTTTAATGTTGGTGTTATTAGTGAGTTTCATTATTTATAAATCTGTTCCCAGCTTAAGCGAATTTGGATTTTTTAAATTTATATTTACAAGTAAATGACGCCCAGGAGCTGATAATGACCCCGATGCCAGTTATGGTATTTTTAGTATTATTATTTCAACATTGGCGATGTTGGGGATTGCGCTATTATTTGCAGTTCCATTAACCATTTATACTTCACTGTTCATTTGCGAATATCTTTCAGGAAAATCGAAAAGAACAATTATTACTATTATTCAACTTTTAGCAGGAATACCTTCAGTTGTTTTTGGACTTTTCGCCCTAGATCAAATTGGGACTATTTTTGTTAAAATGGGAGCAGCTTCACCAGGAAATTTAATGACCGCTGGATTTACTTTAGCCTTTATGGCTCTACCAACAATGATTACTTTATCAATTAATGCAATTGACTCGGTTCCTGATGGTTATCGTTTTGCGGCATTAGGTTTGGGTTTATCAAAAGAATATACCACATTTAAAGTTGTTAGACGTTCAGCTAGACCAAGAATTATTGGAGCAATAATTACCGGAATGGCTCGTATTATTGGGGAAACCATGGCAGTAATTTTGATTGCTGGTAACTCAACAATTGGTTTAAATACAGATGACGGTTTCTTGGGATTTATCTTCTCATCTGTTAGAACTCTAGCGGGAACAATTGGATTGGAAATGCTTGAAAATCACGGATCAACTCATGAGTCAGCACTTTATGCAATTGGTTTAGTATTGTTCATTATAGTAATAATCATAAACCTATCAATAATAGCTATCACCAATCTTAATACAAAAAAACGCAATAACCGCAGTCGTTCAAAAATGATTAATAAAAATGCTGAACAAGAAAATGAAAATCATGAATATCAATATGAAGATTTGAAGTTAGGAATTTTGGTGAGATCTTCAGCGATGAGGACGGGATACAAAAAATTCTACAGCTTTTGAAAAAAATTATTAATGATTTTAGCCACCGCAATTGTGGTATCATTTACGCTGTGAATCATTACTACAGTTATCATTAAAGGTTTTATTGGCTTTGGCTTTAATTATTTCCTTGAATTTGAAGGACAAAAAGCTGGTATTTTTGCGACCATGTTAGTAACTTTATTCTTAGTGCTCTCAACGATGTTATTTGCCTTTCCGCTGGCCTTAATAGTGGCGATATATTTAGCAGAATACGCTCGTCCTCAAAGTCGTTTCACAAAAACAATTGACTTTTCAATTAATGTTCTAGCCTCAACACCAAGTATTGTATTCGGGGTATTTGGACTTACAATCTTCATAGTTACCCTGGGATTACCAATGTCAATCTTTGCATCCAGCTTAACAATGACACTAGTAATTCTGCCCACACTAATTACTTCTTTTAAGGATGCAATTATTGCTGTTCCAGCTTCTTATCGTGAAGCTGCAATTGGAATGGGTTTAAGTAAAACAATGACACTAATTAAAGTTGTAATCCCCAACGCATTAAAAGGAATTTTAACTGGATCTATTTTAGCAATTTCAAGAATTATTGGTGAATCAGCTCCGGTTTATCTAACACTTGGAACAGCCGTACGATATCCAACAGAAGGATTTTTATCTCCGGGTGCAACAATGACAACACAAATTTATATGATGGCCGCTGAAGGTGGTGGTGGAAAAACTATGGGAGTTGCTTACCAACTTGCCATGGTCACATTGTTATTAGTTTTATTTTTAAATTACATTAGTAAAACAATTTCAGTAAAATTAGATCCACGTTACCGACCAGTAAAATTTGGAGTATACTGGGCTGAGGTGTTTAGGAGAATCTTCAAACACAACTATAAGAATGACTTTAAACGCTTTGGTCACTCAATTTCGGTTAGATTTAAACGATTCTTGTTATTATTTAACATAAAAAGGAATAAAATAATAATAGCAAATCATAAGCGCAACAAAAAAATCATCAAAAATATTTTGAAGGAGGGAAAATCTAAAAATGATAGTAAATAA